Below is a window of Cytobacillus firmus DNA.
ACTGTTTTTGTTCGATCCCAATATGTCTCACCAATTCGGATGTCCCAGATTGAATTTTTATATTGAATCAACGTTTCGTACAACTGTTCAGCACAAAAAGAAGAAAGATTACATCCCTGACCAGTAATTGGGTCATTAAGAAAAACACTATCTCCACAACCAATTACTATTTTATTTTTAAAGATTACGTAAGGTTTTCTAATTACAGGTTTAATGGCAACATTAAGGAAGGCTTTATCATCGGAAAGAGAAAAGATATTTTGCTGGATACGTTCGTGGATGTCCTGGAAATACATTTGTGTAATATTTTTCATTTGATTTGTAAATTCTTTTACGTCCTTTATTTCTTTAAATACATCTAACTCTCCGCCAGGAACTGCCATAATGAACAATATGGTAACAGGCCCTTGTTCTGTCATTGCAGGAATCTCAAACATTTCACCTATCTCAGGCAGAACGGTTACGCTTATACCTGGAGGATCATTTGGCTTTACCCCCAAAAAATAACCAACGATACATTTTCGTTGAGGCACTTGGATAGGAGAAAGCTGCTTTTCAATAGGAAATGGAAAGAGAGGGCCCGATTTTCCAGAACAATCAATCGTTAAATCAAACTCATCTGCCAAACTTTCTATCTGATCTTTATTTACTCTTAAAAGTCGAAAAGAGACACCCTGGTTTTCAAGATCCTTCAAACAGTGTGAAAAGTAGAAACGCTGGTCAACAGATAATGCTGGTTCTTTCAGATTGCCAACAAATAGTTTTTGATTACCGATCGTCATGTGAATACTTTTAAGAAGAGTTTTATCCTCCCATTTTGGCATTTTAAAGCGATTTTCTCGGGTTCTCGTTGAACCAAAATGTACTTGGGTAGACATAATTCGTCCATTTCGGATCTTATCCGAAGAATTTGAGTGAATAACAGTCACATCAAATTCTTCTTTCAGAGAATAAGCCAGCTGTAAACCTGCTGTGCCGCTGCCTATAATACAAATCTTCTTCCTCAAGGTTCTCTCCCCTTTGTTATCTGGTAGACGCGAAGATATTATAATAACATTGGTAATTTTCTGCCTTTTTAGTCTAAAGAATACACATGGTGATGTAAATACGACGATTTATTTATTTTCCATATTATTAATGTCTAAGCAAGTCAAACGATCCCTTTTCGACAATCAGGTCCTATTCACAAGGAAAGAGCAAATTTCTTGCTCCTGATAGGCCCCAGATTGTGGAATAACTCATTACAATAATGCTGACCTAAAATTAAAAAAGAGCACTTCCTGTTCAAGGAAAGTGTCTGTTTCTTTCATCAAATTAGAAAAGAGGAAAAGAAGAGCACCCGTCAAATTTGTAAGGGGGCATTAGTCCTTATTCCATTTAAAAGTACACGTCACTAATCCATTTCATAATAGCTCATCTCAGCAAGCATTTTCTTTTTAGCGAGAGCCCATGCCTTTTCGTTTTGCTCTGATTTGATATAATACCGAAAAAGCTTAACTTCAAAGTGCTGGATTAGATCCTCGTTTCCGGACTGAATGAAATATGGAAGCACCTTATTTTCAACATAGTCATAATAGGAATCTTCCTCCCCGTTCAGTAATAAAACATGCAGATGAAAAAATAAATAACTTTGGTCGTTTCGTTTTTGGGCGAGTTGCAGACCTTTTTTTGCATCGGATAATAGGTCTTCTTTCGATATCAAGTTTCCCTTATAACAAATGTCTATGTATAAATCTAACATGGTAAGATATAAGAAATCTTCTTCTTTCAGTAAGGTCAACCCTTTATCAAAATACTCTTTCGCCTCTCGAAAATGTTTTCTTCTAAACAGCTCTTGTCCAAGATTAAAATAGAGTTTAGTTAACCTATCTGCAGATTGAATCTTTTTTGCAGATTGGATTAATTTATCATAATAGCTGCGAGTCTCTTTTAGGCTAAATTGCGATTTGGCGTTTAATTGAAGGATAATAAGCGACTCTGTATCGAGTATGCGTGTGAAATTTAATGTTTCTTGAAAATAGCGCAAAGCTTTTTGAGCATAATAGTAAGCTAAAGTGTTGTCATGAACTGCATGATAGGAAATAGCCAGGTGGTAGTAATATTCTTCGCTCGAATAACTGGAATCAATTTTCTTTAGGATTTCAATTGAATCCTTGTAGTTTCCGATACTAAAATAACAGATTCCCTGAACATGTTTATATAGATTGCTCTCATAAGGTGAAAGGCTGATGTCCAGTTTCTTGATCTTTTGCATCACTTTATGACATTTTTCATTTTCATAAAGAATGAGATAATGACGGGCTAGAAGCAGTGAGTAGTGTGTTTGAAAGTCGGGAAAATCCTTTAATAGATTAGCGTCAAGTTCTGCTTTTTTTACTTTCATGTTTTCGGTATCTAACATAACAATAGCATTTTTCCATTCTTCTAATGTTTCTTTAAACCTATTGAAATTCCTTACTTCGTCTTGAAAATTTATGTTCAATTTTTTAGAAAGAAGTGTAATAATTTCCCCAGAATATTCTGTTATGCCTCGCTCAATTTTACTTAAATGAGTGACAGAACAAACCCCTCTTGAAAGCTGATCCTGTGTGTATCCTTGTTTTTCTCTGTAGTATTTTAGAATTTTCCCTTCGATCATTTTTTCTCCCTCCTACTGATAGTATAAATAACGAACATAAAGGATGGAATAGTTTATAAAATGATAGTGTAAAAGCTTATTGGCACAGGCTATTATTGCTTGTGTAAATAAGCTCTTACACTGGATATTTTCACTTTAAAAAAACAAAACGACTTTCCAGGATCTAGCTTAAAAGTTGTTATTGAAATAGATTGATAAACTATTAGCTGGTAATTCCAAGAAAAAAAGAGCTGCCAATAATACAATAAAAAAGCTAATCGAATAACGCGGATTAGCTTTTTTTACTGATTGGCATTTCCTTTTTGAAATATTTTCATCCTTTTATACAGGGACCTCTAAAGCAGGTAAAGCCTCTTCCAATTCCTCCCTCTTCGATTCCAGCCAGGAAGGCAGCATAAGCCTGCTGCCAAGTTCATTTAGTGGTTCGTCAACCGTAAATCCTGGAGGGTCTGTCGCGATCTCGAACAAAATGCCGCCTTCTTCATGAAAGTAAAGTGCTTTGAAGTAATTGCGGTCGAGAATTTCGGTTGGATAATAGCCCTTCTCCTGAAGAAGGTTTCTCCACCTCATATGATCCTCTTCATCCTTCGCTCTCCAGGCAATATGATGAACTGTACCTGCCCCCATCAGCCCTCGAACAGAAGGGGTAAGTTTTATATCGATCGTATTTCCAAGTTCGGCTTCTGATTTAAATCTTAAGAACCCTTCTTCCTGGCCGATGCCTTCAAGCCCTAATACATCCTCAAGTACTTCAGCCGTTTTATTTGGCTTTGCAGAAATCAGGGTTGCTCCTCCAAATCCTTTAATGGCAGCCTCTGGATGAACGTCTTTCAAAGCCCATGTGTTCAAAGGCCCCTCAGACCTCTCTACAAGTTCGATTTCAAGGCCGTCCGGATCTTGGAATTGCAGGTAGGTTTCACCGTAGCGAACGGTTTGTATGAACTTAACGCCAAATTTACTCAGCCGTTTTTTCCAAAATTCAATTGAATGTTCAGGGATCACATAACTGGTCACCCCGACCTGGCCGGTTCCAATCCGCCCTTTGAGCTGCTTCTCCCATGGGAAGAAAGTTATAACCGTTCCAGGATCGCCATTTTTATTTCCAAAATAAAGATGATAAACTTCCGGCCGGTCAAAATTAATCGTCTTCTTTACAAGCCTTAGTCCCAGTACCCCTGCATAAAAGTCGATATTTCGCTGGGCATCGTTAACCATAGCCGTAATATGATGGATACCTGCAGTGATTTGCAAAATCTATTCCCTCCACTTCTTTAAAAGTGACCTAATTCTACTGTGGTCTTTCGATAGAAAACAGTTCGCCAATCTTTGCATAATGGATGCCAGCTAAACGGCTCACTGCAGCGAGCCCCTTTGGATCAATTCTTCCCTTATCATAGATGTTTTCATCAATATGAAATTGAACAACTTTTCCAATGATAAGATCACAGCCAGGAGTATCCGTCCCCCCAAATGAAAGAGATTGTTCCAAGGTACACTCCATACGGATTTTCGCTTCCATCACTCCAGGCACGGAAATTTTTGTACTTTCAGCTGAAGTTAATTGTGCTAATTCTATTTCACTTTGATCAGGAGGCAGAGTTGCTGCTGTCTTATTTATTTTTTCTACATTGTCCTCGTCGACAATATGAACAACAAATTCCTTTGTGCTGATAATATTTCTGGCCGTATCCTTCTGTGTTCCTTCATTTCTTTGAATCGCCAAGGAAATCATTGGGGGATTTGATGTTACGATATTGAAATAACTGAATGGCGCCCCATTCAATACACCTTCATTTGAGATCGTGGTTACAAAAGCAATGGGCCTTGGTATGATGCTTCCTATTAAAAGTTTGTAATTTTCTCTTTCATTATTGTCAGCTGGGTCAATGGAAAGCATAGCGTGCATCACCTCTATAAAATTTAATCCAATTCCCTGACTGTAAACGGAAGCAGAACACTTTCTATCTTATCCCTTTGTGGCTCATATTGTTCAGGCAGCATTAATTTCCCGCCCATTTTTTCCTGGGATTCATCATGGGCAAACCCTGGAGGATCAGTAGCAATTTCAAATAAAATTTCCCCATGTTCCCTAAAATAGATCGCATTAAAGTAGTTTCGGTCTTGAACTGGTGTAACCACATATCCATTATCGGCAACATACTTTTGCCAATCCAATTGATCCTGATCATCAATAGCCCTCCAGGCAATATGATGGACGGTTCCCACACCCATTCGCCCCCGTCCAATTGGAGTTAATTTAAGATCGATGATGTTTCCAATATCAGCAGAAGATCGGTAACGGATAAAATCTCCTTCCTGACCTAAAACTTCGAGTCCCATAATGTTTTCCAGCAGGTCAGCCGTTTTCGCTGGCTGAGTTGATAGGAGAGTTGCTCCACCGAAGCCTTTTATAGCTGTTTCAGGGGTAACATCCCCGTAAGTCCAGGAATTTACTTCCCCATCTTCTCTTTCAACAATCTCCAAATGAATTCCATGAGGATCATCAAATTCCAAATATTGCTCTCCGAACCGTTCCATTTTTGTATAAGGCACTTTAAATTTTTCAAGCCTTTCCTCCCAAAACTTCATGGCACCTGCCGGAACGACATATGAAGTAACTCCTACCTGGCCATCGCCAATAACCCCTTGACGGGCACCTGCCCATGGAAAGAAAGTAATGATTGTTCCTGGCTTGCCGCCCTCATTTCCAAAGTAAAGGTGATAAGTGCCGGGATCATCAAAATTGACCGTTTGCTTGACTAAACGCAATCCTAAAACTCCTGCATAGAAATCTGCATTCTCTTGAGGATGGCCTACGATTGCAGTAATATGATGAATCCCCATTGTTTTTTTACCCATATTTCCCGCACTCCTTTAAAACTTGGATTTTAATTATATTCTGTAACTAGGACATGCCCTGCTATCAATTCAGTTAATAAATTTATCTACAAACTGGAAAGGAACAAAATTTTTCAGCTTTATTTGAGGTATTACTAATTCGGGATAGTTTAGAATAAAAAGAAATCCAATGCATATCGGCCAGGACCAATTAAGGCGATACCAATGGCAACAGAGAGTAACGTTAAGTTATATTCATATCCATTAGATGTTGCCCATAAACCATTTGGACCATGCACCTTAACGATAGCCATGATCATAGTTCCTGCAATCATTAGTGCTGCGAGAGGAGTTAAAAATCCTAATGCAAACAAGATTCCCCCTATAAGTTCTGCTAATCCTGCAAAAAGAGCCATCATTACTCCCGGCTTCATCCCAATGGAATCAAACCAGCCTCCGGTTCCTTTTAATCCATGACCCCCAAACCACCCAAACAATTTTTGAGCTCCGTGACCAATGAATAAAACGCCAATTACCAGCCTAATAATTAATAATCCTAAGTCCATCATTTTTATTTCCTCCTAATTTTAATTATCTCGAATTCGAGATATTATTTTAAAATTTTTTTGCTTTTTCTTATCATTTCGAGAAATTGAACTAATGCCTCAGTTCCTATGCATTTAATAATCTTACCTAAAATTAATGTTTTTTGTGGTTCCCTTTGTAACTGCTGCGTTCTTTCTGGATAATATATGATTTACCATATTGGCTTAACTTTATGTCTTGCCTGGGCTCTCTTTAATTTTTCAGGAGTTACATCATCTCCTATAGGATCAACGATGGTTGTGTTTAATAGCAGCTCTTCCATTGAGCCGCGAAATTCTTGGATATATTGACAGCGCAAAATGATTATTTCAGCATTTTCAATTTGTGTTAAGCCTTTCTTCTTTCTTTTTGCTGCGAGTTCATTTATTCTTTTTAGAATCTCATGCATAAGACTTACTCCTTTCAAGTAAAAATCCAAAGATACCTCGAAATAAAATATCTTGAATTAAAGATAATTTATTTTATTAAATATGTCAACACTATTCTCTTGATTATTCAAATGGAAATATATCATTTTTGCGTGTATTTTAATTTGATCTAATGCACTCTTCAATAAGTGCTGATTTTTATCCTTCCTCTTTTAATGCACATTTTAGGCGTACACTATGAACTTCCATGGTTCCCCGCCTTCCTGATTTGCGCACTATTCCTTCTGCATTAAATTCATTTAAAAGTGCTGTCACTGTTTCACGGATACTGCCCATCATCGATGCTAACTCTTGATGAGTTATGTAAATATCAAGTACAGCCCATTCTTCCGCACTGCTGCTTGACAATTTATCCCCAAACTTCTCTGTAAGTTTATTTAGCAGGAATAAAAGCCGTTTCCTTGTACTGCTATATGCCATATACTCCAGTAACTCTTCGACTTCCTTTAGGCGGCTGGAGATTATTTCAAGAAGCTTTAAAGAAATACTTGGATTTTCACGTATTATTTTTTCAAACTGCACTCTATCTATTCTGCAAATAACAGAATCCTCCCATGCCTCAGCATATAAATTTTCAGAACCGGTTGTAAAAGTACCAATTTCTCCAAATACATGCCCCGTTTCTAAAATATCAACTGTAAGCTCTTTCCCGCTCTCAGTTATTCTATACAAACGAACCTTACCCGATTTGATTAAATACAATAACTTTTGATCCATATGTGGAGAACTAATAACGGTACCTTTCTCCACAACTTTCATAGGTGTGACCGGTTCATATTTCTTTAATTCCTCCAATTCCAGATCCTTAAAAATCTGTATTCTCGATAAATACTTCATTTTATCCATATGCCTCTCCCCCAATTCTGCCGAATGTAGTCCAGACTACATACTCACTAACCTAACAAGCCTAGAATGTATACATAGCAGCTACGTCTATTATACAAAAGGAGGAAACTTTGTGGATGTTGTAACTATGATCATTCAAATTATTTTAATTTTTATTTTCACCATATCCATTTCGATGAAATTAGCACGTACCAAGTCAATGGTTAAGCACTGGGGAGAATATCGCTACCCCCTATGGTTCATGCAATTAATTGCTTTCCTGGAAATATTGAGCGTAGGCGGATTGATCATCGGATTTGGGTTTCCTAAATTTATCTTGCTTTCAGGATCCCTCATTACTATTCTTATGCTAGGTGCCCTGCACGCTCACTTCTTAAGAGCCAGACATAGACCGATTATGGGATTAAATGCCTTAACAATGCTGATTTTAGCTATTGTAATCACCTTTTTTCAAATTAATAAGTAGTCAAAAATAACTAAGTTTACAATGTCCGGTATCCAGTTTGAAGCCTTGAGTACTTTGTACATACCGTTACCATTTCGGGAAGCATGCTATCCCAAAGAGAACATCTAAATTAATGATCCATTCTTAAAGTATTCCAAACAGCCCTGCCCCCATCTAAATTCAAGACGGGGGTCATAATTCTTTCATAGGAAGTTATGGGAATGATCTTAATGTTCCTGTATAATCCTCCAAGCTGAAGCATAGAACTTCGGCCAGAAAGCTAACTGTGTCTTGGACTACTTTTTAGTGGCGGTTATTTTTTGGCGGTTCAACTCAAGCTTAAGCTGCAATATCTGAACACTGTAATTATCATTTGAAAGGTGCTGTGAAACCAGGTCATATATGATGTTTTTACGCTGAATTACAGCAAGATGGGTCTTTGTATATTGATTCCACTAATGATCTTATTCACTAATTATCGACATTCAGAGGAGAGTATACAGATTCCTTTGTGAACTAACCAGCCTATCATTATAATCAAAATGCAGATGGGCGTTGGCACAGTTCCTAGATTTTATATCATTTGTGTAATGCCAGGCATATATTTCCCCTATAATTCCACTTACCGCCATACTTTTTTATTGGCTTCCATTCATAAGTTTTCCAACACCGGTAATATTAAGAGTAATGCAGAAAATAATGGTGATTTACTTATGACTAAACAGGATTAAGGATGAAGTCCAGCATGAGGTATGGGAAAAATCCTTTTTTATTCCAATAAATTTTTAATATAGTCAAAAAACAAATGTACGCTTTGGTCTTACTTTAATAAACATTCTATCCCCTTTGGCAAAAAAAGAACACAAGATAAAAAGTTGATGAATACCGCCGGAGTGAGAACGCAGTTTTACCACAGCCAGATATCAAATTATGAAACGGAGGTGAACCAGATAAAGGAACAGCCAATACCAGACAGATTGCAGATATCCCCATTTCTAGTGTTTTATTTAATTATGTCCATGCAAATTGGCATTGGGGTTCTTAGCTATCAGAGAGACATCGCAAAGGATGCTGGCTATGATGCCTGGATTTCCATCCTGTTTGCCGGGGGATGCATACATGTCATCCTTTGGATGATCTATAAAATTGCCGAAACGGTTGATGGAGATTTTGTGACAGCACATAAGTACCTTCTGGGCAATTTGATCGGCAAAGCAATCAGTTCCATTTTTATAGGTTACTTTTTTTTGTATGTCTTAGCTATCGCACGAACATTTATCGAAATCATTCAAGTGTGGATGTTTCCGGATCTGAGCACTTTCTGGTTCTCCTTTGGTTTCATGATACTTTGTACTTATATCATTTTTGGAGGGTTAAGAACCGTAGTCGGTATAGCCTTTTTTGGTCTTGTATTGCCGGCTTATCTCCTTCTCACATTTGGCTGGGCCATTAAATTCTCAAATTTTTATAATCTCCTCCCAATTTGGGATCATTCCGTTAAGGAACTTCTCATCAGTTCCTACAATATGTCGCTTACCTTCATCGGTTTTGAGATTATTTTGTTCGTTTATCCTTTTATAAAAGAACCAAAGAAATCCAAAAAGTGGGCCCACCTTGCTGTTTTAACCACTACCCTGATCTATACGATTTTAGCAGTCATTACCTTTGCATATTATTCTGAAGATCAGCTTGCTAAACAGGTTTGGCCGACTTTAACCATGTGGAAAATTGTTGAAATGCCTTTTGTGGAACGTTTCGAATATATTGGGATTGCAAACTGGAACTTAATTATGCTTCCGAATGTGTGTATTGCCATCTGGATTTGTTCGAGACTTATCAAAAGGATCTTTAATATTAGACAAAAAATCGGTGTTTTTTTTATTGTGGGTGCATTATTATTATTGATTAACTTTATTAATACGCGCGAAGAGATTAGTCTGTTTAATGAATATTTTGGGAAAGCAGGGTTTGGCTTTACATTCATTTATATCCCCTTGTTCTTTGCCGCTATCATGATTGCCAAGAGGGTAAAAAAGAAGGGTAAAAAGAAATGAAAAACTTATCTTAATGGGGTTGGTTCTGCTGCTGTTCAAATATTAGAAGTTTACCCACTCAAATTTCAATTTTCAAGAATTCTTAAAGAGATAAACGAGTCATAAAAAAACGGCTTTGCTATTTTCGCAAAGCCGTTTTTCTCCTATAAATCTACACGCTTTACTTCTTCTAGCTCAACCAAAACCTTTATTAATTTTTATGTTAAAATGAAGATAAATTTTTTTCTGAACAAAACAAAGATTTAGACTCTAAGCGTCTTAATCCTTTAATCTCAGACATTAACTGTTAATTGAGGCTCCCATTAAAAATCGGTTTGTGACCATGATAACGATAGTAAGTATAATTGATGATCAGCTTTTTCTTCTATTGTCATTGAAGGAGCGTGGGCGGAAAACATGTACAGTGTTCTTACATATTTTGTTTCCCTTGTTGTCATTGTGATATCGGTATTTACTACACTTTTTATCAAAAATGAACTAGAGCGAATGTTCCGGGAAAAAAATAAAATGATCCCTTTTCATATATCTAATGTGCTTCTCACCTTAATGGTTTCTTTTGCAGCACATGCTGTATTTACGATTTATATCATTGGAGATGAATTCAACTGGTTACTGCAATTGGCAATCCTCATTTTCATGATTTTACCAATTTATATTTTCGGGCACTTGGCATTCGAAAAATATAAATCAGTTTATAAAAAATACATACCCGCTGAGAGCGGGAAGATTTTAGTGCTTAATGAAAAGTACTTAAAGAAGAAAAAGTGGCCTTCAAAGTTCAAAAATTATAATGACTTTTCTAAGGAAAAATAAGTTACAGATACAAAAAAATAGGTTAAGCCAACTTAAGGAACATTTTTGGTATTTATTTATGCAGGGATTGGAGCATTTAAAATGAAGAATGAGCATTATTGGGTTTCAAAGCTTGGATTAACTCCTCATCCAGAAGGAGGATATTATAAAAGAACGTTTCAATCAGAGGAATGTACTTCTGATCAAGAATTGTCTGTGAAATTTGCGGGAACACGCAAGCTCTATACAAGCATTTATTTCTTATTAACGTCCAACGATGTGTCCCACTTTCATCGATTGAAATCGGATGAATTATGGTATTTTCACGCTGGAAGTCCACTAACCATACATATCATCAATGAAAATGGTGAATATGAAGAAATTAAATTAGGTATAAACCTTGATAACGGAGAAGTACCTCAAGCTTTAGTGCCGAAAAATTCAATCTTTGGTTCGTCTGTTATGGAGGCGGATACATTCTCACTGGTAGGCTGCATGGTTTCTCCAGGCTTTGATTTTCAGGATTTTGAACTGTTCACACAAACAGACCTTTTATCCAAATACCCTCAATATAAGGAAATTATTTTAAAATTAGCATATGAAAGGATTCCTGAATAGAGAAATTAGGTCTCTTCCGGATGACTGCTGCTAGTCTTAATCGGCCATACTTACCATCTCTATTAAGACAAGCAAACTATTACTCGAAAATCACATACTTACATAAAAAAAGTGGGGTAACTCCCCTATTTTTAGTGTTCTAAATTGAGATCTAATTCGTTGTCCTCGTTCAAATCAACTCTAAGGACAATCAAATCCTGCATTTCTTTTAGAAATTTAAATTTGCTTCTCTTCAAACTTTAAAAGGGTAAATGGCTCTTTTGACCGAGTCCTTTTTAAGAAGTCCTCATAAAACTTCACTTCTCCTTGCCAAATGATCAATGTCGCGTGACCATCGTATCTTTTCCTCAGTAGTTAGGAGCTCCCTTTACTAAGTGTGTCCTTAGCATCGAGTAAATCTAATCCAGCATTTAAAAATTATTTTAAACCTGCTCTTTGGGTGTCAATGCCATCCACTGATTGAGCTGCGGAATTTTCCCCTGCGCTTTATTATTAGTCCTTTTTTTTCCTAAAAAGCACCTCGTTTATGGGATTAAGAAATAATCTTAACTCTTATGATTGGGACTATAAATGTGTTCCTTTAGAAAATTTCTAGTCTTCACTATCAAATTAAATTGATTTTCTCTCTACTAATCAAACCCTTCCATTATCTCAATTTTAATTTTTTATTCTATAAACCATATCAATGCCCTTCTTCAACGCACCTACCCCCTTTAATACAATAAAAAATACTGCATCAGCAGCATCTAAAAGTTCTCTTAAATACGCCAAAATGCTAATGGCTATATTGAAAATGATATTGGGTTATTTTTTTAATCCCCTTTAGACATACTATTCACTAGGAGGTTGTTTTTATATGGAAGAACGTAATGTTAAATTAACTACAGCTGAAATCGCAGCTCTTTGGAAAATAAACATTTCAAATACAGCAGTAAGATGTTTTTACATACATCTTCTGCATCATCTTCAAGATGAGGAAATTAAGCTAATCATTGAAGAGGTATTGGTTTTAGTTGAATCAATTATTGAAAAAATTGAATACATATTCGAAGAAGAAGGGTTCCCAATACCAAATGGGTTCTCAGATAAAGATATTGATTTATCAGCCCCTCCCTTATATACAGACTTATTTGCATTAAGCTTCCTTTATCGTGGAGGACAGGTTATTATCCCAAGTTATGCAAATGTTTTACAACGAGTGACTCGGTTAGATGTATATAAACTTTTCAAAGAGTGTTTATACCGTGAAACGGAAATACATCAGAAAGCATTAAGCATTATGCTTTCTAAAGGAATAATCGATCGGCCTCCAAATATGGAATATCCAGAAAATGTGGAATACATTCAGAATCGACCATCATTACTAACTACTTGGTTAGGCGAAAAAAGACCTCTAAATTCCATAGAAATATCAGAACTTTTCGTCGAAATTGAAAGAAATGCCATTGGTTTAATCCTTTTAATAGGATTAATACAGGTAACGAAAGATAAGGAAATAAAGAATTATTTATTAAAAGGGAAAAAACTAGCTGAAAAGCAAGTGGAAACGTATGAAAAATTATTGAAAGATAGTGATCATTATATTGGTTTCCCATTGCCTGTGGAAGTAAGTAGTTCAACTGTTTCTCCGTTTTCTGACAGGTTAATTCTTTTTATAATAGCTACGGCAAACCAAATTGCAGTGTCAGCACTTGCGGATGCATTATCTGTCTCAATGCGAAAAGATTTAGCTCTCCATTATTCCTTAATTACAACCGAGGTTTTAAAATACGGGGAAGAAGGACTCAAACTTTTGATTGAACGAGGCTGGATGGAGCAGCCCCCACAGCCCATTGATCGAAAGAAACTTAATGAATCCTAACTTAAATGAAGGAGAGAACTAACCAAGGTATTCTGCAACTTAACTCTATTTGCTTAATATATCCCAAT
It encodes the following:
- a CDS encoding flavin reductase family protein, with translation MLSIDPADNNERENYKLLIGSIIPRPIAFVTTISNEGVLNGAPFSYFNIVTSNPPMISLAIQRNEGTQKDTARNIISTKEFVVHIVDEDNVEKINKTAATLPPDQSEIELAQLTSAESTKISVPGVMEAKIRMECTLEQSLSFGGTDTPGCDLIIGKVVQFHIDENIYDKGRIDPKGLAAVSRLAGIHYAKIGELFSIERPQ
- a CDS encoding DUF896 domain-containing protein; this encodes MHEILKRINELAAKRKKKGLTQIENAEIIILRCQYIQEFRGSMEELLLNTTIVDPIGDDVTPEKLKRAQARHKVKPIW
- a CDS encoding DoxX family protein, whose amino-acid sequence is MMDLGLLIIRLVIGVLFIGHGAQKLFGWFGGHGLKGTGGWFDSIGMKPGVMMALFAGLAELIGGILFALGFLTPLAALMIAGTMIMAIVKVHGPNGLWATSNGYEYNLTLLSVAIGIALIGPGRYALDFFLF
- a CDS encoding DoxX family protein produces the protein MDVVTMIIQIILIFIFTISISMKLARTKSMVKHWGEYRYPLWFMQLIAFLEILSVGGLIIGFGFPKFILLSGSLITILMLGALHAHFLRARHRPIMGLNALTMLILAIVITFFQINK
- a CDS encoding styrene monooxygenase/indole monooxygenase family protein — its product is MRKKICIIGSGTAGLQLAYSLKEEFDVTVIHSNSSDKIRNGRIMSTQVHFGSTRTRENRFKMPKWEDKTLLKSIHMTIGNQKLFVGNLKEPALSVDQRFYFSHCLKDLENQGVSFRLLRVNKDQIESLADEFDLTIDCSGKSGPLFPFPIEKQLSPIQVPQRKCIVGYFLGVKPNDPPGISVTVLPEIGEMFEIPAMTEQGPVTILFIMAVPGGELDVFKEIKDVKEFTNQMKNITQMYFQDIHERIQQNIFSLSDDKAFLNVAIKPVIRKPYVIFKNKIVIGCGDSVFLNDPITGQGCNLSSFCAEQLYETLIQYKNSIWDIRIGETYWDRTKTVVKEVTEWTNAMTQALPQHVVQILLAGAENQKIADEVAEWFANPRKAYEAFFQNINCSTEVKE
- a CDS encoding Crp/Fnr family transcriptional regulator, yielding MDKMKYLSRIQIFKDLELEELKKYEPVTPMKVVEKGTVISSPHMDQKLLYLIKSGKVRLYRITESGKELTVDILETGHVFGEIGTFTTGSENLYAEAWEDSVICRIDRVQFEKIIRENPSISLKLLEIISSRLKEVEELLEYMAYSSTRKRLLFLLNKLTEKFGDKLSSSSAEEWAVLDIYITHQELASMMGSIRETVTALLNEFNAEGIVRKSGRRGTMEVHSVRLKCALKEEG
- a CDS encoding helix-turn-helix domain-containing protein; the encoded protein is MIEGKILKYYREKQGYTQDQLSRGVCSVTHLSKIERGITEYSGEIITLLSKKLNINFQDEVRNFNRFKETLEEWKNAIVMLDTENMKVKKAELDANLLKDFPDFQTHYSLLLARHYLILYENEKCHKVMQKIKKLDISLSPYESNLYKHVQGICYFSIGNYKDSIEILKKIDSSYSSEEYYYHLAISYHAVHDNTLAYYYAQKALRYFQETLNFTRILDTESLIILQLNAKSQFSLKETRSYYDKLIQSAKKIQSADRLTKLYFNLGQELFRRKHFREAKEYFDKGLTLLKEEDFLYLTMLDLYIDICYKGNLISKEDLLSDAKKGLQLAQKRNDQSYLFFHLHVLLLNGEEDSYYDYVENKVLPYFIQSGNEDLIQHFEVKLFRYYIKSEQNEKAWALAKKKMLAEMSYYEMD
- a CDS encoding ring-cleaving dioxygenase, with amino-acid sequence MGKKTMGIHHITAIVGHPQENADFYAGVLGLRLVKQTVNFDDPGTYHLYFGNEGGKPGTIITFFPWAGARQGVIGDGQVGVTSYVVPAGAMKFWEERLEKFKVPYTKMERFGEQYLEFDDPHGIHLEIVEREDGEVNSWTYGDVTPETAIKGFGGATLLSTQPAKTADLLENIMGLEVLGQEGDFIRYRSSADIGNIIDLKLTPIGRGRMGVGTVHHIAWRAIDDQDQLDWQKYVADNGYVVTPVQDRNYFNAIYFREHGEILFEIATDPPGFAHDESQEKMGGKLMLPEQYEPQRDKIESVLLPFTVRELD
- a CDS encoding ring-cleaving dioxygenase, with amino-acid sequence MLQITAGIHHITAMVNDAQRNIDFYAGVLGLRLVKKTINFDRPEVYHLYFGNKNGDPGTVITFFPWEKQLKGRIGTGQVGVTSYVIPEHSIEFWKKRLSKFGVKFIQTVRYGETYLQFQDPDGLEIELVERSEGPLNTWALKDVHPEAAIKGFGGATLISAKPNKTAEVLEDVLGLEGIGQEEGFLRFKSEAELGNTIDIKLTPSVRGLMGAGTVHHIAWRAKDEEDHMRWRNLLQEKGYYPTEILDRNYFKALYFHEEGGILFEIATDPPGFTVDEPLNELGSRLMLPSWLESKREELEEALPALEVPV